A genomic segment from Bufo bufo chromosome 8, aBufBuf1.1, whole genome shotgun sequence encodes:
- the LOC121009275 gene encoding ficolin-1-like, with translation MVSGLCSSDQSCPEVKVLGIGDRDKLSILRGCPGHPGLPGQKGDVGAPGEKGQMGSMGGPGKVGPPGEKGEKGDRGTTEPVYAARNCKEIQHQGAVLSDWYTIYPDGSRPLKVLCDMDIDDGGWIVIQRRWDGSVDFFRTWNAYKKGFGSRLSEFWLGNDNIQQITSTGTWELRVDLQDFEGKMVFAKYSSFKVLDESEKYKLLIGAYQEGTAGDSMGGLNNMKFSTKDEDNDTNEGSCSLIFKGGWWYGSCHGANLNGLYHLGEHTSYADGINWNTGRGLKYSYEHAEMKIRPV, from the exons ATGGTGTCCGGGCTCTGTAGCAGTGATCAGTCATGTCCGG AAGTGAAAGTTTTAGGGATTGGGGACAGAGACAAATTATCGATTcttcgaggctgccctggtcatcCTGGACTTCCGGGTCAAAAAGGAGATGTTGGGGCCCCAGGAGAAAAAG ggcaaatGGGATCCATGGGGGGACCAGGAAAGGTTGGACCTCCTGGTGAAAAAG GAGAGAAAGGAGATAGAGGGACGACTGAGCCAGTCTATG CTGCCAGGAACTGCAAAGAAATACAACATCAGGGGGCAGTCCTCAGTGACTGGTACACCATATACCCAGATGGCAGCCGTCCCCTGAAAGTCCTGTGTGATATGGACATAGATGATGGAGGATGGATT GTAATACAGAGACGTTGGGATGGGTCAGTAGACTTCTTCCGCACTTGGAATGCTTATAAGAAAGGCTTTGGAAGTCGGCTAAGTGAATTTTGGCTGGGGAATGACAATATTCAGCAAATAACTTCAACAG GAACATGGGAATTACGTGTTGATCTACAAGATTTTGAAGGTAAAATGGTGTTCGCCAAGTATTCAAGCTTCAAAGTATTGGATGAATCTGAGAAATATAAATTATTAATTGGAGCCTATCAGGAAGGAACTGCAG GTGATTCTATGGGAGGACTAAACAACATGAAGTTTAGTACTAAAGATGAAGACAACGACACTAATGAGGGCAGTTGTTCCTTAATATTTAAAGGTGGCTGGTGGTATGGCAGTTGTCACGGGGCAAACCTTAATGGGCTCTACCACCTAGGAGAGCACACATCCTATGCAGATGGCATCAACTGGAATACTGGCAGAGGGCTCAAATACTCGTACGAGCATGCAGAAATGAAGATTAGGCCTGTTTAG